One genomic region from Ptychodera flava strain L36383 chromosome 5, AS_Pfla_20210202, whole genome shotgun sequence encodes:
- the LOC139133852 gene encoding 15-hydroxyprostaglandin dehydrogenase [NAD(+)]-like — translation MAVYADNMDISGKVALVTGGASGIGKAIVEILLRKEARGVGIVDIDPINGQEVTASLQKTFGDERIVFVKCDVTSNEQLKSAFEDVKKKFGRLDIVCNNAGICNEYKPVKTISTNLIPVIVGTYLAVEIMGTKNGGKGGVVINTGSTAGIIAQKYVPVYTASKHGVVGFTRAVAKEPNVEENGVRVSAICPEWVDTAMFDNAEDTCKYTTDAEQLRTAYNFMQPSDVAEEVVKLIEEARYNGCACLVSANNAMTAVEEPDIPYGGKLKSSS, via the exons ATGGCGGTGTATGCGGACAACATGGACATATCTGGTAAAGTAGCACTGGTCACAGGTGGTGCCAGTGGTATTGGTAAAGCTATAGTTGAAATACTGCTGCGCAAGGAAGCTAGG GGAGTTGGCATTGTGGACATCGATCCGATCAACGGACAAGAGGTCACAGCCTCGCTTCAGAAGACTTTTGGGGATGAAAGAATCGTTTTTGTGAAGTGTGACGTCACCAGTAACGAACAACTAAAAT CTGCGTTCGAGGATGTAAAAAAGAAATTTGGCAGACTTGACATTGTATGCAACAATGCTGGAATCTGCAATGAATACAAACCCGTCAAGACGATTTCTACCAACCTG ATCCCAGTGATCGTTGGAACCTACCTGGCAGTGGAAATCATGGGAACAAAAAATGGTGGAAAAGGTGGTGTTGTCATAAACACTGGATCTACTGCTG GCATTATTGCCCAAAAGTACGTTCCTGTCTACACTGCTTCAAAACACGGAGTCGTTGGATTCACAAGGGCTGTTGCT AAAGAACCAAATGTAGAGGAAAATGGCGTACGGGTATCTGCTATATGTCCAGAGTGGGTTGACACTGCAATGTTTGACAATGCTGAAGATACTTGCAAATACACAACAGACGCAGAGCAGCTGCGGACAGCCTATAACTTTATGCA ACCATCCGATGTCGCCGAAGAAGTTGTGAAACTTATCGAAGAGGCAAGGTATAACGGCTGCGCATGCTTGGTGTCTGCGAACAATGCGATGACTGCTGTAGAAGAGCCAGATATACCTTACGGCGGGAAGCTGAAGTCGTCTTCTTAA